Proteins encoded by one window of Paenibacillus urinalis:
- a CDS encoding alpha/beta hydrolase, which produces MFPISENRSLNQNVSSAPPALSTRLIRFKHIVVALILSIIFFLVFCFIALHAYIAWVLSYPAVAPVYSNPLLSKGMEYEEVTFPATDGSRNVSGWYIPAEENSSKTIVFSHGYGANREESWIPMYDLAHYAHQQNFNVIMFDYGFASQNTRVVATGGKAESKQLLGAVQLAKQKGAQEVVVWGFSMGAGTALQAALQTEDIDAMILDSTFLLEPDTLYHNIQNQIDLPKQPTLQILTMLFPILNGTSLNSIPYQEVRSKAYDIPIFFIHGTQDEKAPYPMAELFASNQTNPNSDVWIVEEARHELIYREHPREYLNKVSSFLGGISLAHK; this is translated from the coding sequence ATGTTTCCTATCTCCGAGAATAGATCACTTAATCAAAACGTATCGAGTGCTCCTCCCGCACTTTCCACTCGGCTCATCCGTTTTAAGCATATTGTGGTTGCCCTTATTTTATCGATTATATTTTTCCTTGTATTTTGCTTTATTGCTCTTCATGCTTATATCGCATGGGTACTGTCCTATCCGGCAGTAGCTCCGGTATATTCCAATCCGCTGCTGTCCAAGGGCATGGAGTATGAAGAGGTGACTTTCCCTGCTACAGACGGAAGCCGGAACGTCAGCGGCTGGTACATCCCTGCCGAGGAGAACAGCAGCAAAACGATTGTGTTCAGTCATGGCTATGGTGCCAACCGGGAGGAATCCTGGATTCCTATGTATGATTTGGCCCATTACGCTCATCAGCAGAATTTTAATGTCATTATGTTCGATTACGGCTTCGCCTCCCAGAACACAAGAGTCGTTGCTACAGGCGGAAAGGCAGAATCGAAACAGCTTCTTGGCGCAGTACAGCTCGCTAAGCAAAAGGGAGCTCAAGAAGTTGTCGTATGGGGCTTCTCGATGGGTGCAGGAACTGCTCTCCAGGCTGCCCTTCAAACCGAGGACATTGATGCTATGATTCTCGACAGCACCTTCCTGCTGGAGCCGGATACGCTGTATCATAATATACAGAATCAGATTGACTTGCCGAAGCAGCCTACCCTGCAAATTCTAACCATGCTGTTCCCGATCCTGAATGGTACCAGTCTAAATTCCATTCCTTATCAGGAGGTAAGATCAAAGGCTTATGACATCCCTATCTTCTTCATCCATGGAACCCAGGATGAGAAGGCGCCTTATCCAATGGCAGAGCTCTTTGCGAGTAACCAGACCAATCCGAACTCTGATGTGTGGATCGTAGAGGAAGCACGTCATGAGCTCATATACAGAGAGCATCCAAGAGAGTACTTGAACAAGGTGTCTTCATTCCTTGGCGGTATAAGTCTCGCTCATAAATAG
- a CDS encoding Fe-Mn family superoxide dismutase translates to MELSYGPYLPLRALEEIRSWKDTEMGCTNMITSIAPDLEEAYVKLLNEWGSVFQRSADAADDLLQRVSTGVQPPDDYALGQLDVLLAAAFTQSKEFHRHLGHILEHSAALSSNPAAEVVFRYIQDQSEHNVNRLRGLDQPAAISQRVKPRSIWNEEPFPYPEVSSPRTGASEELVQELSAALTVSDTAAADSSPPASPVPIGGHKLPPLPYPYNALEPYIDEKTMRIHHDKHHKTYVDDLNTAEKKLQEARQTGNFELVKHWERELAFNGAGHYLHTIFWDTMSPNGGGKPVGSLGEQIRKDFGSYEAFKKHFTEAANKVEGGGWAVLVWSPRAHRLEILQAEKHQNLSQYDIVPLLPLDVWEHAYYLKHQNERKKYITDWWNVVNWPAVAERFQEARKLKWTPY, encoded by the coding sequence ATGGAGCTCAGTTATGGACCCTATTTACCGCTGCGCGCGCTGGAAGAGATAAGGTCTTGGAAGGATACTGAAATGGGATGCACAAATATGATTACTTCGATTGCACCGGACCTTGAGGAGGCCTATGTGAAGCTTCTCAATGAATGGGGAAGCGTATTCCAACGATCGGCCGATGCAGCCGATGATCTGCTTCAGCGGGTAAGCACAGGCGTACAGCCGCCGGATGATTATGCGCTTGGTCAGCTCGATGTGCTGCTCGCCGCTGCGTTTACCCAATCGAAGGAGTTCCATCGCCATCTCGGACATATCCTTGAGCATAGTGCAGCTCTATCAAGCAACCCTGCTGCTGAGGTTGTTTTCCGATACATCCAGGACCAATCAGAGCATAATGTGAACAGACTCCGCGGACTGGATCAACCCGCAGCCATCTCCCAAAGAGTAAAACCTAGAAGCATCTGGAATGAAGAGCCCTTCCCTTATCCGGAAGTGTCGTCACCGCGAACGGGAGCTTCCGAGGAACTGGTTCAGGAATTATCCGCTGCTCTCACTGTATCAGACACCGCAGCAGCAGACAGCTCCCCTCCTGCGTCTCCAGTTCCGATTGGAGGGCACAAGCTGCCGCCGCTGCCTTATCCTTACAATGCGCTGGAGCCCTATATTGATGAGAAGACGATGCGCATTCATCATGACAAGCATCATAAAACGTATGTTGACGATCTTAACACCGCAGAGAAGAAGCTTCAGGAAGCACGGCAAACCGGGAATTTCGAGCTTGTGAAGCATTGGGAACGAGAGCTGGCCTTTAACGGAGCAGGACATTATCTCCATACCATCTTCTGGGACACCATGAGCCCGAATGGCGGCGGAAAGCCTGTCGGTTCATTGGGTGAACAGATCCGCAAGGATTTCGGAAGCTATGAAGCATTTAAGAAGCACTTTACAGAAGCAGCCAATAAGGTGGAAGGCGGCGGATGGGCTGTGTTGGTGTGGAGCCCAAGAGCACATCGGTTAGAAATATTACAGGCAGAGAAGCATCAAAATCTATCGCAATATGATATTGTTCCGCTTCTTCCACTGGATGTGTGGGAGCATGCCTATTACTTGAAGCATCAGAATGAACGCAAGAAATACATTACGGACTGGTGGAACGTCGTAAACTGGCCTGCTGTGGCAGAACGATTCCAGGAAGCCCGCAAGCTGAAATGGACTCCTTATTAA
- the folE gene encoding GTP cyclohydrolase I FolE, whose translation MAGVKDYMNSSVGANREKIEYHVEQILKLIGEDTEREGLLETPARVTRMYEEIFAGYEVNPRDVLGVTFDENHEELVIVKDIVYYSQCEHHMAPFFGKVHIGYVPSGQIVGLSKLARLVEAVTRRLQVQERITSQIADILEDALKPNGVMVVVEGEHLCMCARGVKKPGSKTVTSATRGTFRDNAASRAEFLSLVKG comes from the coding sequence ATGGCTGGAGTTAAAGATTACATGAACTCTTCTGTCGGCGCTAATCGCGAGAAGATTGAGTATCATGTTGAACAGATATTGAAGCTGATCGGTGAAGACACAGAACGTGAAGGTCTGCTGGAAACACCGGCTAGAGTTACCCGCATGTACGAGGAGATTTTTGCGGGCTATGAAGTAAATCCTAGAGATGTACTTGGTGTCACTTTTGATGAGAACCATGAGGAGCTCGTCATTGTGAAGGATATTGTGTACTACAGTCAATGTGAGCATCATATGGCTCCTTTCTTCGGCAAGGTCCATATCGGATATGTGCCAAGTGGACAAATTGTCGGACTTAGTAAGCTTGCGAGACTAGTTGAGGCTGTAACTCGTCGTCTGCAGGTGCAGGAGCGGATTACTTCGCAAATTGCGGACATCCTTGAGGATGCGCTTAAGCCGAATGGGGTCATGGTTGTTGTGGAAGGAGAACATCTGTGTATGTGTGCTCGTGGTGTGAAGAAGCCGGGCAGCAAGACAGTGACTTCTGCTACACGTGGTACATTCCGGGATAATGCCGCTTCCCGGGCTGAGTTCCTGTCTCTTGTTAAAGGTTAA
- a CDS encoding pyridoxamine 5'-phosphate oxidase family protein — MNTSAVNQEAIETVRDLIKDIDTAMLTTVTPEGLVSRPMKTQEVEFDGDLWFLTKKDTNKYRELMQNPLVNVAYVGKSYVSIRGEAELIQDPAKVKEFWNKAYEMLLDVSYDDPSLVLIKIQADTAEYWETGSKTKLVKNLINKMTGKNEMDLNKTVDL, encoded by the coding sequence ATGAATACTTCAGCAGTGAATCAAGAAGCAATTGAGACGGTAAGAGATTTGATCAAGGATATAGATACAGCGATGTTGACAACCGTAACACCAGAAGGACTCGTCTCTCGTCCGATGAAGACACAGGAGGTTGAATTTGACGGAGATCTCTGGTTTTTAACTAAAAAGGACACCAATAAGTATCGTGAATTGATGCAAAATCCGCTGGTCAATGTAGCCTATGTCGGTAAATCCTATGTTTCCATACGGGGTGAAGCGGAGCTGATTCAGGATCCGGCGAAAGTGAAGGAGTTCTGGAACAAAGCCTATGAGATGCTGCTTGATGTTTCTTATGACGACCCTTCGCTGGTGCTCATCAAGATTCAGGCAGACACCGCCGAGTATTGGGAAACAGGCAGTAAAACAAAGCTGGTCAAGAATCTGATCAACAAAATGACAGGCAAGAATGAGATGGATTTGAACAAGACCGTAGATCTGTGA
- the thiC gene encoding phosphomethylpyrimidine synthase ThiC, with product MNHSNTELNTETSAIRGEQLKGESGRLQPFPASKRVYIQGSRPDIAVPEREIELHPTSTPQGVEQNEPFRVYDTSGPMGDMNIEVDIRQGLPLLRRNWILEREDVEFYEGREIRPEDNGIRSDRSAQQEVEVFPGVRRQPLRAKSGRCVTQMHYARKGIVTPEMEFAAIREGLDPEFVRSEIARGRAILPSNINHPESEPMLIGSRFHVKINANIGNSAVSSSIEEEVEKMSWAVHWGADTVMDLSTGRHIHTTREWIIRNSPVPIGTVPLYQALEKVNGEAEKLSWEIYRDTLIEQAEQGVDYFTIHAGVLLRYIPMTAERMTGIVSRGGSIMAAWCLAHHQENFLYTHFEEICEIMSRYDVAFSLGDGLRPGSIYDANDEAQMAELATLGELTQIAWKHDVQVMIEGPGHVPMHKIKENVDLQMEICQEAPFYTLGPLTTDIAPGYDHITSAIGAAMIGWFGTSMLCYVTPKEHLGLPDKNDVREGVIAYKIAAHAADLAKGHPRAHRRDDALSKARFEFRWKDQFNLSLDPERALSYHDETLPAEGAKTAHFCSMCGPKFCSMRITQDIRNMASVKGVSEKEAIHAGMQEKAEEYRGQNR from the coding sequence ATGAATCATTCGAACACAGAACTGAACACAGAGACATCGGCTATAAGAGGAGAACAATTAAAGGGCGAATCAGGAAGACTCCAGCCATTCCCCGCCAGCAAGAGGGTATATATCCAAGGATCAAGGCCGGACATTGCCGTACCCGAACGTGAAATTGAGCTCCATCCCACTAGCACACCCCAAGGGGTAGAGCAGAATGAGCCATTTCGGGTATACGATACGAGCGGACCCATGGGAGATATGAATATAGAAGTTGATATCCGTCAAGGCCTTCCGCTCTTGCGCCGGAATTGGATCCTTGAGCGTGAGGATGTTGAGTTTTATGAAGGAAGAGAAATACGGCCAGAGGATAATGGGATTCGATCCGACAGAAGTGCCCAGCAGGAGGTAGAGGTGTTCCCGGGTGTTAGAAGACAGCCGCTTAGAGCCAAGTCAGGTCGATGTGTAACTCAGATGCATTATGCCAGAAAAGGGATCGTGACACCTGAAATGGAGTTCGCAGCGATCCGCGAGGGACTCGATCCGGAGTTTGTACGGAGTGAAATTGCAAGAGGAAGGGCAATCCTGCCTTCTAATATCAATCATCCGGAAAGTGAGCCAATGCTGATCGGAAGCCGATTCCATGTCAAGATCAATGCGAATATCGGAAACTCTGCTGTTTCCTCTTCGATTGAGGAGGAGGTAGAGAAGATGAGCTGGGCTGTGCATTGGGGAGCGGATACAGTCATGGACCTCTCGACAGGCCGCCATATTCATACGACTAGAGAATGGATTATCCGCAATTCTCCTGTACCCATTGGGACAGTTCCACTCTATCAAGCACTGGAGAAGGTGAACGGGGAGGCAGAGAAGCTCTCCTGGGAAATATACCGAGATACGCTGATTGAGCAGGCGGAGCAGGGTGTAGATTATTTTACGATTCATGCAGGCGTTCTTCTAAGATATATTCCAATGACAGCAGAGCGAATGACTGGAATTGTGTCACGGGGCGGCTCGATCATGGCAGCTTGGTGCCTGGCACATCATCAGGAGAACTTTTTGTACACTCATTTTGAAGAGATTTGTGAGATTATGAGCCGATATGATGTTGCTTTTTCACTTGGAGATGGACTAAGACCCGGCAGCATCTATGATGCGAATGATGAGGCTCAAATGGCAGAGCTGGCAACACTCGGAGAACTGACGCAGATCGCCTGGAAGCATGATGTGCAGGTGATGATTGAAGGTCCCGGACATGTACCCATGCATAAGATCAAAGAGAACGTCGATCTGCAGATGGAGATCTGTCAGGAAGCCCCATTTTACACGCTGGGTCCACTTACAACTGATATTGCTCCCGGATATGATCACATTACATCTGCGATCGGGGCGGCGATGATCGGCTGGTTTGGCACCTCTATGCTGTGCTATGTTACGCCGAAGGAGCATTTGGGACTGCCGGATAAGAATGATGTAAGGGAAGGGGTCATTGCCTATAAGATCGCTGCCCATGCAGCCGATCTGGCCAAGGGTCATCCTAGAGCGCACAGAAGAGACGATGCCCTCTCCAAAGCGAGATTTGAGTTCCGCTGGAAGGATCAGTTCAATCTGTCCCTTGATCCGGAGCGTGCCTTATCCTATCATGATGAGACTCTTCCCGCAGAGGGAGCGAAGACGGCGCATTTTTGTTCGATGTGCGGACCCAAATTCTGCAGCATGCGCATCACTCAGGATATTCGGAATATGGCATCCGTCAAGGGAGTTAGTGAGAAGGAAGCGATCCATGCCGGTATGCAGGAGAAGGCCGAAGAATATCGGGGTCAGAACAGGTGA
- a CDS encoding lipoate--protein ligase family protein: protein MAREDTLLHKFEEIQIWESPLMKKDEDVLEAFAWEEVMCRQVGLGHRPVAHLWRHENALVIGLRDRRLKKAEEAMQQFRNKGISTCVRPSGGAAVRLTRGVVNLSLMLPNPGHAINIHDDFKSMVEYIRKAILPWGGHAVAGEIEGAYCPGDYDVAINGRKFCGIAQRRLAKAYLVTGFIIVEGSGDELTEDIIQFYDQAAGDADEGYPQVRYGSMGSLNELSGVPSAEAYMQSLIETIGASAEKVYTGARPSVPQSEVERTVAVLKERYD, encoded by the coding sequence ATGGCGAGGGAAGATACACTGCTTCACAAATTCGAGGAGATCCAGATTTGGGAATCGCCGCTTATGAAGAAGGATGAGGACGTGCTTGAAGCTTTTGCATGGGAAGAAGTGATGTGCAGGCAAGTGGGGCTGGGGCATCGCCCTGTCGCTCATCTCTGGCGTCACGAGAATGCGCTTGTCATCGGTCTCCGAGACCGCAGGCTGAAGAAGGCGGAGGAAGCCATGCAGCAATTTCGGAATAAGGGGATAAGCACCTGTGTGCGTCCTTCTGGAGGTGCAGCGGTCAGACTGACCAGAGGAGTGGTGAATCTAAGTCTCATGCTTCCGAACCCTGGACATGCTATTAACATCCATGATGATTTTAAATCCATGGTTGAATATATTCGGAAGGCGATTCTTCCCTGGGGCGGTCATGCAGTGGCAGGAGAGATCGAAGGAGCCTATTGCCCGGGAGACTATGATGTCGCGATCAATGGACGGAAGTTTTGCGGAATTGCCCAGCGCCGTTTGGCCAAGGCCTATCTTGTTACCGGCTTTATCATCGTGGAAGGAAGCGGGGATGAGCTGACAGAAGACATCATCCAGTTCTATGATCAGGCAGCCGGGGATGCTGATGAGGGCTATCCTCAAGTGAGGTACGGGAGCATGGGAAGTCTAAATGAGCTGTCGGGTGTACCGTCTGCTGAGGCATACATGCAGTCTTTAATAGAAACGATCGGTGCTTCAGCAGAGAAGGTGTATACCGGAGCTAGGCCATCTGTTCCTCAATCCGAGGTGGAGCGCACAGTCGCCGTGTTAAAGGAGCGTTACGATTAA
- a CDS encoding IclR family transcriptional regulator has translation MEEQDRKLTVRAVERALDILLCFTEQSDLGLTEISGKIGLHKSTVHRLLTTLEDRGFVVRNPSTEKYRLGIRIWELAAHMSQSDDPAILLLPAMERLRDRLGETVSLYLKDGNERIRVQAVQSNQAIRRVAPVGVRLPLSVGASSKVLVAFAAREEQEQLIRNFDIPLSVDQDTYMSQLQEIRELGYATSYEEREPGAAAVSAPIFDRKGKVAAALSLSGPVSRLSEETLREYAPIVMETAAQMGFMLR, from the coding sequence ATGGAAGAGCAAGATCGCAAATTAACGGTTCGAGCGGTCGAGAGGGCATTGGATATTTTGTTATGCTTTACGGAGCAATCAGATCTGGGTCTTACAGAAATTTCTGGCAAGATCGGTTTACATAAAAGTACTGTGCATCGTTTGCTGACAACACTGGAGGACAGGGGATTTGTTGTACGCAATCCTTCAACAGAGAAGTATCGGCTTGGCATTCGCATATGGGAGCTTGCGGCACATATGTCACAGAGTGATGATCCGGCCATTCTGCTGCTGCCTGCGATGGAGCGTCTTCGAGATCGCTTGGGAGAGACAGTCAGTTTGTATTTGAAGGACGGCAATGAGCGGATACGCGTTCAGGCTGTGCAGAGTAATCAAGCAATTCGAAGGGTAGCGCCTGTTGGTGTGAGGCTGCCTCTGTCTGTTGGCGCATCGAGTAAAGTGTTGGTTGCGTTTGCAGCAAGAGAAGAGCAGGAGCAGCTGATACGCAATTTTGATATCCCCTTGTCTGTTGATCAAGATACTTATATGAGTCAGCTGCAAGAGATTAGAGAATTGGGATATGCAACGAGCTATGAAGAGAGAGAGCCTGGAGCAGCAGCCGTATCAGCGCCGATCTTTGATCGCAAGGGCAAAGTAGCGGCAGCCTTGTCATTATCGGGACCGGTCAGCAGGCTGTCAGAAGAGACGCTTCGGGAATATGCACCTATTGTTATGGAGACAGCGGCGCAAATGGGTTTCATGCTGAGGTAA
- a CDS encoding manganese catalase family protein, with protein MYFYKEDLINIIVPDKPDPAAAKVLQEALGGRFGEMRTMMQYFFQSSNFRGNKTQYRDLMRGVFLEEISHVELVQTTINQLLNGSGEETPGNAGVDGAPLDEAVRHANPHHYIVGAQGSLPVDAAGNPWMGNYVYNHGNLVADLMDNLVLESTGVLQKSRIYEMSSNKTFRETLAFLIVRDNAHQNAFAKALETLGVEWGKLFPVPNYDINKYPECRKYVDMGFHNAQFNFRLDDTRIGEIYSGKSPSRNGGELEVTPPPIGHPVPMLPDMPNEHAPGLNDLNT; from the coding sequence GTGTATTTCTACAAAGAGGATCTTATCAATATTATCGTTCCGGACAAGCCTGATCCCGCTGCGGCTAAGGTGCTGCAAGAAGCATTAGGCGGACGGTTCGGCGAAATGCGTACGATGATGCAGTATTTTTTTCAGAGCAGTAATTTCCGTGGGAATAAGACCCAGTATCGTGATTTGATGCGAGGTGTATTTCTGGAGGAGATCAGCCATGTGGAGCTGGTGCAGACGACCATTAATCAGCTGCTGAACGGATCGGGCGAAGAGACGCCGGGTAACGCAGGTGTGGATGGGGCTCCGTTGGATGAGGCTGTTCGTCATGCGAATCCGCATCACTACATCGTTGGTGCTCAAGGGTCTTTGCCCGTAGATGCAGCTGGGAATCCGTGGATGGGCAACTATGTGTACAACCATGGTAATCTTGTAGCTGACCTGATGGATAATCTGGTGCTTGAATCAACAGGGGTCCTGCAGAAATCCCGTATTTATGAAATGAGCTCCAATAAGACATTCAGAGAAACTTTAGCCTTTCTTATCGTGCGGGACAATGCCCATCAGAATGCGTTCGCCAAAGCACTTGAGACGCTCGGTGTAGAGTGGGGCAAGCTGTTCCCGGTACCTAATTATGATATCAACAAGTATCCGGAGTGCAGAAAATATGTGGACATGGGCTTTCATAATGCACAGTTTAATTTCAGGCTGGATGATACTCGGATCGGGGAGATTTATAGCGGGAAATCCCCAAGCCGTAATGGCGGTGAGCTCGAAGTAACGCCTCCTCCAATTGGTCATCCGGTACCCATGCTGCCAGACATGCCGAATGAGCATGCCCCGGGTTTGAATGATCTAAACACATAA
- a CDS encoding YneF family protein gives MDIVIPIITLIVGLVGGFFIGAFYLRKQLEKMQSDPEALQKMAKQMGYNLNSKQMQRAQQMMKSQQGGNGAGKMQPPMRKNQGRKR, from the coding sequence ATGGATATCGTTATTCCCATTATTACACTAATTGTGGGCCTCGTTGGGGGATTCTTTATCGGTGCATTCTATCTGCGCAAGCAGCTTGAGAAGATGCAGAGTGATCCTGAGGCTCTACAAAAAATGGCAAAACAAATGGGCTACAATTTGAACAGCAAGCAGATGCAGCGTGCTCAACAGATGATGAAATCCCAGCAGGGCGGAAATGGTGCAGGCAAGATGCAGCCGCCTATGCGCAAGAACCAGGGAAGAAAAAGATAA